The Victivallis sp. Marseille-Q1083 genome has a window encoding:
- the dapB gene encoding 4-hydroxy-tetrahydrodipicolinate reductase codes for MFRVVIVGAAGRMGRRLVANVLDAADCELAGATEIVGSPFLGSDAGELAGCGHCGVAVGDDLAAAVKNADVVINFSTGGVIEATRTATSAGCAAVIGTTALEDGEKRQLRQMADQGARIVFAPNMSVGVNLLFHLCREVAGILGEDYDIEVIEMHHNQKKDAPSGTAVRLAEVICEAHDWEYDEVVRNGRAGLVGARTRNEIGMHALRGGDVVGDHTVIFATGGERLELTHKASSRDTFARGALRAARFLMTAEAGLYDMQDVLNLRERK; via the coding sequence ATGTTCAGAGTTGTCATTGTCGGAGCCGCCGGCCGGATGGGGCGGCGTTTGGTCGCCAACGTTTTGGACGCGGCTGATTGCGAGTTGGCGGGCGCAACCGAAATCGTCGGGTCGCCTTTTCTCGGCAGCGATGCCGGTGAACTGGCCGGTTGCGGGCATTGCGGGGTGGCCGTCGGCGATGATCTGGCGGCGGCGGTAAAAAATGCCGATGTCGTGATCAATTTCAGTACCGGCGGCGTTATCGAGGCAACCCGGACGGCGACGTCAGCCGGTTGTGCGGCGGTCATCGGTACGACCGCATTGGAAGACGGGGAGAAGCGGCAATTGCGGCAAATGGCCGATCAGGGGGCGCGGATTGTTTTTGCCCCCAATATGAGTGTGGGAGTCAACCTGCTTTTCCATTTATGCCGGGAAGTGGCCGGTATTCTGGGCGAAGATTACGACATTGAAGTGATCGAAATGCACCACAACCAGAAGAAGGATGCTCCCAGCGGGACGGCGGTTCGTTTGGCCGAAGTCATTTGCGAGGCGCATGATTGGGAATACGACGAAGTGGTGCGCAACGGGCGGGCCGGTCTGGTCGGGGCCCGTACCAGAAATGAAATCGGGATGCATGCACTGCGCGGCGGTGATGTCGTCGGCGACCATACGGTGATTTTCGCCACCGGCGGCGAACGGTTGGAATTGACCCACAAGGCGTCCAGCCGGGATACCTTCGCCCGGGGAGCGTTGCGGGCGGCCCGCTTTTTGATGACGGCCGAAGCCGGATTGTATGATATGCAGGATGTGCTGAATTTGCGGGAACGGAAATAG
- the lpxB gene encoding lipid-A-disaccharide synthase — MNAVKSRRIWIFSGEASGDIYGARLATELRRLGTLRGETIEVAGMGGPKMRAAGVEIVVDSTELGVVGIVEVIKHLFTFIGIFRKLVGRLAEVRPDAIVLIDYPTFNMMIARQAHKLGIPVIWYVSPQVWVWHRSRIYKLAKYCRKMMVIFPFEVEVYQPTTLDTEFVGHPLLDIVRERHDPAIQRDPDLVVLLPGSRTMEVTRVFKPMLETALVLHRKYPALRFVMSAPREKMLKLCEQIYAEFRTRHPEADLPLQLVCGETSFYQQAAGTGIAASGTVTVESAIAGLPLVVVYRLNIITLLLFSLVVKLYRGFFTMTNIIADKEVFEEFLQHHVCPAELVPAFERIMPGGPRRAEVEEGMAQVKALLSPPGCAADTRAAEAVLETLEK, encoded by the coding sequence ATGAATGCCGTGAAATCCAGGCGGATCTGGATCTTTTCCGGGGAAGCCTCCGGGGATATCTACGGAGCCAGGCTGGCGACGGAGCTGCGCCGGCTCGGCACTTTGCGCGGTGAGACGATCGAGGTCGCCGGCATGGGCGGTCCGAAAATGCGGGCGGCCGGAGTGGAGATCGTCGTCGATTCCACCGAATTGGGGGTCGTCGGCATCGTTGAAGTGATCAAGCATCTTTTCACTTTCATCGGAATATTCCGGAAACTGGTCGGCCGTCTGGCCGAAGTCCGGCCGGATGCGATCGTTCTGATCGATTATCCGACCTTCAACATGATGATCGCCCGCCAGGCGCATAAACTGGGAATTCCGGTCATCTGGTATGTCAGTCCGCAGGTGTGGGTCTGGCACAGGAGCCGCATTTACAAGCTGGCCAAATATTGTCGGAAAATGATGGTCATTTTTCCGTTTGAAGTGGAAGTGTACCAACCGACGACGCTGGATACGGAATTCGTCGGCCATCCGTTGCTGGATATCGTCCGGGAAAGACACGATCCGGCGATTCAGCGCGACCCCGATCTGGTCGTGTTGCTGCCCGGCAGCCGGACGATGGAAGTGACCAGGGTGTTCAAGCCAATGCTGGAAACCGCCCTGGTTCTGCACCGGAAATATCCGGCGCTGCGGTTCGTCATGTCGGCGCCGCGGGAGAAGATGCTGAAATTGTGCGAACAGATTTACGCCGAGTTCCGGACCAGGCACCCGGAGGCCGATTTGCCGCTGCAACTGGTCTGCGGCGAGACCAGTTTCTATCAGCAGGCGGCCGGTACCGGCATTGCCGCTTCCGGGACGGTGACGGTGGAATCGGCGATTGCCGGATTGCCGCTGGTGGTTGTTTACCGCTTGAATATCATTACCTTATTGTTATTCTCACTGGTAGTCAAACTGTACCGCGGTTTTTTTACGATGACCAATATCATCGCCGACAAAGAAGTTTTCGAAGAATTTTTGCAGCATCACGTCTGCCCGGCCGAACTGGTGCCGGCTTTCGAGCGAATCATGCCGGGCGGCCCGCGGCGGGCGGAGGTGGAAGAAGGGATGGCGCAGGTCAAAGCGCTGTTGTCGCCGCCGGGCTGTGCTGCCGATACCCGGGCGGCCGAAGCGGTGTTGGAAACCCTGGAAAAATAA
- the mtaB gene encoding tRNA (N(6)-L-threonylcarbamoyladenosine(37)-C(2))-methylthiotransferase MtaB: MKTAAVFTLGCRLNQADSALLCDRLNRMGYSLMEPGSAGQLDLLIINSCTVTGTAAQKSRQAAHKFRKQHPGALIIVTGCSAEIDRDCWQRENCVDVILTNPEKRRLSELVTDYLNGQPTHSGMALSLGQPPEVFRERAAGRFPFRSRAFVKIQEGCNNFCSYCIVPYARGPERSRDAAEVLAECRQLIDRHFPEIVLTGVNVCAYRDHGKTLSRLLDELCALPGDFRIRLSSTEPHPDNMTLLETMSRQARLCRFLHLSLQHGSNAILRAMNRHYTAEEYAEFVQRARQLLPDIHIGTDVIVGFPGETEKYFLESCALIEQLRFANTHIFSYSPRRGTPAATMPDQVPSPAVKERYDYLKKITDRQKREFAAGQLGKTLPVIFERTDRDGLAVGWSDNYLQIHAAAVPLRRIVPVTIAGDSENLLGIPCRP; this comes from the coding sequence ATGAAAACCGCTGCCGTCTTTACGCTGGGCTGCCGTTTGAATCAAGCCGACAGCGCCCTGTTGTGCGACCGGCTGAACCGGATGGGGTACAGCCTGATGGAACCCGGTTCGGCCGGCCAGCTCGATTTGCTGATCATCAACAGTTGCACCGTGACCGGCACGGCGGCGCAGAAGAGCCGGCAGGCGGCGCATAAATTCCGCAAGCAGCATCCCGGCGCGCTGATCATCGTCACCGGCTGCAGCGCGGAAATCGATCGCGATTGCTGGCAGCGGGAGAATTGCGTCGATGTCATCCTGACCAATCCGGAAAAGCGCCGATTGAGCGAATTGGTGACGGATTATTTGAATGGTCAACCGACTCACAGCGGGATGGCGCTGAGCCTGGGCCAGCCGCCGGAGGTTTTTCGGGAACGTGCCGCCGGACGTTTTCCGTTCCGCAGCCGGGCTTTCGTCAAAATCCAGGAAGGCTGCAACAATTTCTGCAGCTACTGCATCGTGCCGTATGCCCGCGGTCCGGAACGTTCGCGGGATGCGGCGGAAGTGCTGGCCGAATGCCGGCAGTTGATCGACCGGCACTTTCCGGAAATCGTTCTGACCGGCGTCAATGTCTGCGCCTACCGCGATCACGGCAAAACGCTGAGCCGATTGCTGGATGAACTTTGCGCCCTGCCCGGGGATTTCCGGATTCGCCTGAGTTCAACCGAACCGCATCCGGACAATATGACGCTGCTGGAAACGATGAGCCGCCAAGCGCGCCTCTGTCGTTTTCTGCATTTGTCGCTGCAGCATGGCAGCAACGCTATTCTGCGGGCAATGAACCGTCACTATACGGCCGAAGAATACGCCGAATTCGTCCAACGCGCCCGGCAATTGCTTCCGGATATCCATATCGGGACTGACGTCATCGTCGGTTTTCCGGGAGAAACGGAAAAATATTTTCTGGAAAGCTGCGCTCTGATCGAACAACTGCGGTTCGCCAACACCCATATTTTCAGTTATTCGCCGCGCCGGGGCACTCCGGCGGCGACCATGCCCGATCAAGTGCCTTCCCCGGCAGTCAAGGAACGTTACGACTATCTGAAAAAAATAACCGACCGCCAGAAACGGGAATTTGCGGCCGGCCAGCTCGGCAAAACCCTGCCGGTCATTTTCGAACGGACGGACCGCGACGGACTGGCGGTGGGCTGGAGCGACAATTATCTGCAAATCCATGCCGCCGCAGTTCCACTGCGGCGCATTGTCCCGGTGACCATCGCCGGCGACAGTGAAAACCTGCTGGGGATTCCCTGCCGACCTTGA
- a CDS encoding peptide-binding protein: protein MNGNGYLKLVLTVLTVAVIALGVMLINAVDRMHASHLAVVDKLTEFQELLHNTPGPAWEAREFQVAPVEAPIANREFYDPNAVPGGRLISAISAETDNLNYLICNESNVSIFNALCNDSLGARNYEHPEQFEPLLAESWTVSEDGRTIHIKLRKGILWHDFTDPVSGKRWSNVEVTADDFLFFLEVLRNPQVNCAPLRAYFQDLESITKINDYEFVVKWKNQYFRTLELTLGLSPMPRHLYHDYDGPFDGEKFNLDHLRNRIIVGCGPYRFVRWDKDQRLLFTRFEKYFGAQYGIAPPLKDLAFEVIKHPNTQYQSLLAGSLDWLGLTPEQWTNRISGDKRFEEGGDLRKIQYLAQAYSYIGYNLRNPLFQDKRVRQALTYLVDREKIKKDVYLDLAQIISGPFFYDSPYNDPSIKPYPFDVEKAKALLKAAGWSDTDGDGILDKDGRKFEFAMMQIADQPIQQRMLPIIKEDMAKAGIDMKISTFEWSVYLQKLNERSYDACTLAWTMPFEADPYQVWHSSQADLPDGSNHIGFKNPEADRLIEEIRRTTDVGVRIELCHQFQALLHEEQPYTFLFSPYALLAVSGRYENVRVFADGVPKLILWVPKDKQLRIPGL from the coding sequence ATGAACGGAAACGGATATTTGAAACTGGTTCTGACGGTTTTGACGGTGGCGGTCATCGCCTTGGGCGTCATGCTGATCAATGCGGTCGACCGCATGCACGCCAGCCATCTGGCGGTGGTCGATAAACTGACCGAATTTCAGGAGTTGCTGCACAATACGCCGGGACCGGCCTGGGAAGCCAGGGAATTTCAGGTTGCGCCGGTCGAAGCGCCGATCGCCAACCGGGAATTTTACGATCCGAACGCCGTGCCGGGCGGCCGGCTGATTTCGGCGATTTCCGCCGAAACCGACAATCTGAATTATTTGATTTGCAATGAATCCAATGTCAGTATATTCAACGCGTTGTGCAATGATTCGCTCGGGGCCCGCAATTATGAGCATCCGGAGCAGTTTGAGCCGCTGCTGGCGGAATCCTGGACCGTGTCGGAAGACGGCAGGACGATCCACATTAAGTTGCGCAAGGGCATTCTCTGGCACGATTTCACCGATCCGGTCAGCGGCAAGCGCTGGAGCAATGTCGAAGTGACCGCCGACGACTTTCTGTTCTTTCTGGAAGTGCTGCGCAATCCCCAGGTCAATTGCGCTCCGCTGCGCGCTTATTTTCAGGATCTCGAATCCATCACGAAAATCAATGATTATGAGTTTGTCGTCAAGTGGAAGAATCAATACTTCCGGACTTTGGAATTGACACTCGGCCTGTCGCCGATGCCGCGCCATCTGTACCACGATTACGACGGCCCGTTCGACGGGGAAAAATTCAATCTGGATCATTTGCGCAACCGGATTATCGTCGGTTGCGGCCCGTATCGTTTCGTCCGCTGGGATAAAGATCAGCGGCTGCTGTTCACCCGTTTCGAGAAATATTTCGGCGCCCAATACGGCATTGCGCCGCCGTTGAAGGATTTGGCGTTCGAAGTCATCAAACATCCGAACACCCAGTATCAGTCATTGCTGGCCGGCTCACTGGATTGGCTGGGCCTGACGCCGGAACAGTGGACGAACCGGATCAGCGGCGACAAGCGGTTCGAGGAAGGCGGGGATTTGCGCAAAATCCAGTATCTGGCCCAGGCTTACAGTTATATCGGCTATAATTTGCGGAATCCGTTGTTTCAGGACAAGCGGGTGCGGCAGGCATTGACTTACCTGGTGGACCGCGAAAAAATCAAGAAAGACGTTTATCTCGATTTGGCGCAGATCATTTCCGGACCGTTTTTCTACGACAGCCCCTACAACGATCCGTCGATCAAGCCTTACCCGTTCGATGTCGAAAAAGCCAAAGCGCTGCTGAAAGCGGCCGGCTGGAGCGATACCGACGGCGATGGCATCCTGGACAAGGATGGCAGGAAGTTCGAATTTGCGATGATGCAGATTGCCGACCAGCCGATTCAGCAGCGGATGCTGCCGATCATCAAGGAAGATATGGCCAAAGCCGGCATCGACATGAAAATCAGTACGTTCGAGTGGTCGGTGTATCTGCAGAAACTCAACGAACGCAGTTATGACGCCTGCACATTGGCCTGGACGATGCCGTTCGAAGCGGACCCGTATCAGGTTTGGCACTCCTCCCAGGCGGATTTGCCGGACGGCAGCAATCATATCGGCTTTAAAAATCCCGAAGCGGACCGCTTGATCGAAGAAATCCGCCGCACCACCGATGTCGGGGTGCGGATTGAATTGTGCCATCAGTTTCAGGCGCTGCTGCACGAGGAACAGCCCTATACCTTTTTGTTTTCACCGTATGCGTTGCTGGCGGTTTCCGGCCGGTATGAGAACGTACGGGTTTTTGCCGACGGAGTGCCGAAGCTGATTTTGTGGGTGCCGAAGGACAAGCAATTGCGGATTCCGGGCCTTTGA
- a CDS encoding glutamate-5-semialdehyde dehydrogenase, which translates to MTARNVTMEQIQSTLTAMGEKAVSAARALAVMPPQAKVCCLNYMADEIEAARNDIFAANEKDMANGRKNGLSAAMLDRLQLDDKRLKGMADGLRQVAAQEDPVGKVLSSIYRPNGLRIDKVSVPIGVIGIIYESRPNVTVDAAGICLKAGNAVILRGGSEAFHSNQTLAQIMNRAGVVCGMPDGAVQLVPWTDRQAVQFLLKMDQYLDLIIPRGGEGLIRAVVEQSTIPVIKHYKGVCHLFVDRDCDIDMAVKIIENAKCQRPGVCNALETLLIDRQIAPEFLPPFLKAMKKHHVELRGGMEFQKLVPTALPATEADYFAEYLDYILAVKIVDGVKEAVEHINHYGSRHSDGILTNRQENADYFLAMVDSATVYHNASTRFTDGGEFGMGAEIGISTDKLHARGPMGVNELTSYKYLVRGDGQIRE; encoded by the coding sequence ATGACTGCCAGAAATGTTACGATGGAACAAATACAAAGCACCTTGACCGCGATGGGGGAAAAAGCGGTCTCCGCCGCCCGCGCTTTGGCCGTCATGCCGCCGCAGGCAAAAGTTTGCTGCTTGAACTATATGGCCGACGAAATCGAAGCGGCCCGGAACGATATTTTCGCCGCCAACGAGAAGGATATGGCCAACGGCCGCAAGAACGGCCTGTCGGCCGCGATGCTGGATCGCCTGCAGCTCGACGACAAACGCCTCAAAGGCATGGCCGACGGTTTGCGGCAGGTCGCCGCCCAGGAGGACCCGGTCGGCAAGGTGTTGTCCAGCATCTACCGGCCGAACGGCCTGCGCATCGACAAGGTCAGCGTGCCGATCGGCGTCATCGGCATCATTTACGAGTCCCGCCCGAATGTCACGGTCGATGCCGCCGGCATCTGCCTGAAAGCCGGCAACGCGGTCATCCTGCGCGGCGGTTCGGAAGCGTTTCATTCCAACCAAACGCTGGCCCAGATCATGAACCGGGCCGGTGTCGTCTGCGGCATGCCGGACGGCGCGGTACAACTGGTGCCGTGGACCGACCGCCAAGCCGTACAATTCCTGTTGAAAATGGATCAATACCTCGATCTGATCATTCCGCGCGGCGGCGAAGGGCTGATCCGGGCGGTGGTCGAGCAGTCGACCATTCCGGTAATCAAACATTATAAAGGCGTCTGCCACCTGTTCGTCGATCGGGACTGTGACATCGACATGGCGGTCAAAATCATCGAAAATGCCAAATGTCAGCGGCCCGGTGTCTGCAATGCGCTGGAAACGCTGCTGATCGACCGGCAGATAGCGCCGGAGTTTTTACCGCCGTTTCTGAAAGCGATGAAAAAACATCACGTCGAATTGCGCGGCGGCATGGAATTTCAAAAGCTGGTGCCGACGGCGCTGCCGGCGACCGAAGCGGACTATTTCGCCGAATATCTGGATTATATCCTGGCGGTCAAAATTGTCGATGGCGTCAAAGAAGCGGTGGAGCATATCAATCATTACGGATCCAGGCACAGCGACGGCATCTTGACGAACCGTCAGGAAAATGCCGATTATTTTCTGGCGATGGTCGATTCGGCGACGGTTTATCACAACGCCTCGACCCGTTTTACCGACGGCGGCGAATTCGGCATGGGCGCCGAAATCGGCATCAGCACCGACAAACTGCATGCCAGAGGTCCGATGGGCGTCAATGAGCTGACCTCCTATAAATATCTGGTGCGCGGCGACGGGCAGATCCGCGAATGA